A section of the Clostridium omnivorum genome encodes:
- a CDS encoding SDR family oxidoreductase, protein MGYWTDKCVIVTGGTSGLGKNLVVMLIKKGAKVAFCGRSKEKMEKVLNEIEDKNRVYYDTFEITDDNKISSFVKGAEQKLGSIDVLINCAGANTARASVDEINIEDFDLMFKINTVAPLVFIKECYKGMKERKEGLIVNILSTCCLFSNEGLGSYTASKSALDGLTKVLRKEARKNNIRVCSVYPGGINTPFRPQERKEYLSPDSTAEAILKALDIDNNIALDEIVLRPFIESNYC, encoded by the coding sequence ATGGGATATTGGACAGATAAATGCGTTATTGTAACTGGAGGAACATCAGGACTTGGCAAAAATTTGGTTGTTATGCTAATAAAAAAAGGTGCTAAGGTTGCTTTTTGTGGAAGATCAAAAGAAAAGATGGAAAAGGTACTGAATGAAATAGAAGATAAAAATAGAGTATATTATGATACTTTTGAAATTACCGATGATAATAAAATATCATCCTTTGTTAAAGGCGCTGAGCAAAAACTAGGTTCTATTGATGTACTAATTAATTGTGCAGGTGCAAATACTGCTAGAGCATCAGTTGATGAAATTAATATTGAAGATTTTGATTTAATGTTTAAAATAAATACTGTGGCTCCGTTAGTGTTTATTAAAGAGTGTTATAAAGGCATGAAAGAAAGGAAAGAAGGTTTGATAGTAAACATTCTTTCTACATGCTGCTTGTTTTCAAATGAAGGGTTAGGTTCATATACTGCTTCTAAAAGTGCACTTGATGGATTAACTAAAGTATTAAGAAAGGAAGCAAGAAAAAATAACATAAGGGTATGTTCTGTATATCCAGGTGGAATAAATACTCCTTTTAGACCACAGGAAAGGAAAGAATATTTAAGTCCGGATAGTACAGCAGAAGCAATTTTGAAAGCTCTTGACATAGATAATAATATTGCTTTAGACGAGATTGTATTAAGACCTTTTATTGAATCAAACTATTGTTAG